From Streptomyces sp. NBC_00370, a single genomic window includes:
- a CDS encoding ABC transporter ATP-binding protein: MLELSGLTAGYHGGTVLHGLDLSVAAGTVHAVVGHNGAGKTTLVHTVAGLMRPSAGTVRLDGRDVTGQPAHLIARAGIGLVPQGRRVFAGLTVAEHLRLSHRPPRRGDTTRPSVWTPARVLELLPRLGERRDNRGADLSGGEQQMLALARALLGSPSVLLLDEPTEGLAPALVQQVHELVVTLADEGIAVLLVSPSPARAVECARTITVLTSGRMTLRLDGADARTDATELHAALELAPQAG, translated from the coding sequence ATGCTCGAACTCTCCGGTCTGACCGCCGGCTACCACGGCGGCACCGTCCTGCACGGTCTCGACCTGTCGGTGGCCGCAGGCACGGTCCATGCCGTCGTCGGTCACAACGGCGCCGGCAAGACCACGCTCGTCCACACCGTCGCGGGGCTGATGCGCCCCAGCGCGGGCACCGTACGGCTCGACGGCCGGGACGTGACGGGGCAGCCCGCGCACCTGATCGCCCGCGCCGGGATCGGTCTCGTACCGCAGGGCCGCCGCGTGTTCGCCGGGCTCACCGTCGCGGAACACCTGCGGCTGTCGCACCGTCCGCCGCGCCGTGGCGACACCACGCGCCCCAGCGTGTGGACCCCCGCGCGCGTCCTGGAACTGCTGCCCCGGCTCGGCGAGCGCCGCGACAACCGGGGGGCGGATCTGTCCGGCGGCGAACAGCAGATGCTGGCACTCGCCCGCGCGCTGCTCGGCTCGCCGAGCGTGCTGCTGCTCGACGAGCCGACGGAAGGCCTCGCGCCCGCACTCGTCCAGCAGGTGCACGAGCTGGTCGTCACGCTGGCGGACGAGGGCATCGCCGTCCTGCTGGTGTCGCCCAGCCCGGCGCGGGCGGTCGAGTGCGCCCGTACGATCACGGTGCTGACCTCGGGACGGATGACGCTACGGCTCGACGGCGCGGACGCCCGTACCGACGCCACCGAGCTGCACGCCGCACTCGAACTGGCCCCGCAGGCAGGCTGA
- a CDS encoding FAD-dependent monooxygenase produces MRGGSIAVVGGSIAGCAAALAASRGGAGEITVFERADAQLRDRGVGIALQSDRYDELRDAGYVAPEMPWAPLTRRVWTVRDGEARHGRALGEQPFPFRAYNWGSLWSELRRRVPEDVSYRSGAVVTGLEPDDEGVTLRLADGHAEHFDAVIGADGYRSVVREAMFPGAGATYAGYIGWRGTSRDTSGLPSDGHDAHNIVFPGGHCMAYRIPDGSGGHLLNWVLYTEPPQVDGLHPDLKTPTSLPPGRLNSQLTAHLRDLVAEHFPPYWAEKVLGTPAETTFIQPIYDLEVPHYTSGRMVLVGDAASVARPHIGAGSVKALQDATALEAALVAGGSWKEALERYDVNRGAVGSAMVALARRMGSAQVENTPDWSAMGQPEFEAWWQDQNSGSDRRSGFGGHSMKTK; encoded by the coding sequence ATGCGTGGAGGCAGCATAGCGGTCGTCGGCGGCAGCATAGCGGGGTGCGCCGCGGCCCTGGCGGCGTCGCGCGGCGGAGCCGGGGAGATCACCGTCTTCGAGCGCGCCGATGCCCAACTCCGCGACAGGGGGGTGGGTATCGCCCTCCAGAGCGACCGGTACGACGAGCTGCGGGACGCCGGGTACGTGGCGCCCGAGATGCCCTGGGCGCCGCTGACCCGGCGGGTGTGGACCGTACGCGACGGCGAAGCGCGGCACGGCAGGGCCCTCGGTGAGCAGCCGTTCCCCTTCCGCGCCTACAACTGGGGTTCGCTGTGGAGCGAGTTGCGCCGCCGCGTGCCCGAGGACGTCTCCTACCGCTCCGGCGCCGTGGTGACCGGTCTGGAACCGGACGACGAGGGTGTGACGCTGCGACTCGCCGACGGCCACGCGGAGCACTTCGACGCCGTGATCGGCGCCGACGGGTACCGTTCCGTCGTCCGTGAGGCCATGTTCCCCGGCGCCGGCGCGACGTACGCCGGCTACATCGGCTGGCGCGGTACGTCGCGGGACACCTCAGGTCTCCCCTCGGACGGCCACGACGCGCACAACATCGTCTTCCCCGGCGGCCATTGCATGGCCTACCGCATCCCGGACGGCTCCGGCGGCCACCTGCTCAACTGGGTGCTCTACACCGAGCCCCCGCAGGTCGACGGCCTCCACCCCGACCTCAAGACCCCCACCTCCCTGCCGCCCGGCCGGCTCAACTCGCAGCTCACCGCGCACCTGCGCGACCTCGTCGCCGAGCACTTCCCGCCGTACTGGGCGGAGAAGGTCCTCGGCACGCCCGCCGAGACGACCTTCATCCAGCCCATCTACGACCTGGAGGTGCCGCACTACACCTCGGGGCGGATGGTGCTCGTCGGCGACGCCGCCAGCGTCGCCCGGCCACACATCGGCGCCGGCAGTGTGAAGGCGCTCCAGGACGCCACCGCGCTGGAGGCCGCCCTGGTGGCCGGGGGCAGTTGGAAGGAGGCCCTGGAGAGGTACGACGTGAACCGGGGCGCCGTGGGGTCGGCGATGGTCGCGCTCGCGCGGCGGATGGGCAGCGCGCAGGTGGAGAACACCCCCGACTGGTCCGCCATGGGCCAGCCGGAGTTCGAGGCGTGGTGGCAGGACCAGAACAGCGGCTCCGACCGGCGCAGCGGCTTCGGCGGCCACAGCATGAAGACCAAGTAG
- a CDS encoding NADP-dependent oxidoreductase, translating into MRAITVQDRDAGVGGFTLTDLPYPHAAENDVIVRVHAAGFTPGELAWPASWTDRAGRDRTPSVPGHELSGVVAELGYGTTGLTVGQRVFGLADWTRDGSLAEYTAVEARNLAPLPADLDHTTAAALPISGLTAWQALFDHARLAPGQTVLVHGAAGSVGSVAVQLAREVGARVIGTGRTDARDMAVGLGVDTFVDLQNERLEDVEEVDVVFDVIGGDILDRSAALVRAGGTLVTIARPVTVRPRDGRAVFFVVEPDRRVLTDLARRVRDGRLKPLVGAVRPLAEAAAAFGQDSGSRDKRAPGRTIIRVTEG; encoded by the coding sequence ATGCGAGCCATCACCGTCCAGGACCGTGACGCCGGCGTCGGCGGCTTCACCCTGACCGATCTGCCGTATCCGCACGCCGCGGAGAACGACGTGATCGTGCGCGTCCACGCGGCCGGATTCACGCCGGGCGAGCTGGCCTGGCCCGCCAGCTGGACCGACCGGGCCGGGCGTGACCGTACCCCCAGCGTGCCCGGGCACGAGCTGTCCGGTGTCGTCGCCGAACTGGGCTACGGCACGACAGGGCTGACGGTCGGTCAGCGCGTCTTCGGTCTGGCCGACTGGACCCGTGACGGTTCGCTGGCCGAGTACACCGCAGTGGAGGCCCGCAACCTCGCCCCGCTCCCCGCCGATCTCGACCACACCACGGCGGCGGCCCTGCCGATCTCCGGACTCACCGCCTGGCAGGCCCTCTTCGACCACGCCCGGCTGGCCCCCGGCCAGACGGTGCTGGTCCACGGCGCGGCAGGCAGCGTCGGATCCGTTGCCGTGCAGCTCGCCCGCGAGGTGGGCGCCCGGGTCATCGGCACGGGCCGGACCGACGCCCGTGACATGGCGGTCGGCCTGGGCGTCGACACCTTCGTGGACCTCCAGAACGAGCGCCTTGAGGACGTCGAGGAGGTGGATGTGGTGTTCGACGTGATCGGCGGCGACATCCTCGACCGCTCGGCCGCGCTGGTGCGGGCAGGCGGCACGCTCGTCACCATCGCCCGGCCGGTGACCGTCCGCCCCCGCGACGGCCGGGCCGTCTTCTTCGTCGTCGAACCCGACCGTCGCGTGCTCACGGACCTCGCCCGGCGGGTAAGGGACGGGCGGCTCAAGCCGCTCGTCGGGGCGGTGCGGCCGCTGGCCGAGGCCGCCGCCGCGTTCGGTCAGGACAGCGGCAGTCGCGACAAGCGGGCGCCCGGCAGAACGATCATCCGCGTCACGGAAGGCTGA
- a CDS encoding PP2C family protein-serine/threonine phosphatase — protein sequence MGRARSLVDGVRYPGGVRADGMPAVLSDPDRLAALRTAGLVGSGPEPVFDDLTRLAAAVTGCSLAAITFVDEYRTLWKSVPSLEYGGVAAWQNAVPDSFCYFPVGMGAPFIVEDAALDPRTEGHPAIKPWGVGAWAGFPILGPGGEAIGSMCVIDPSPRAWRPQDLETMAALSRAVSNEINLRISLAATRAALEVSSDLARSLQDSLLPPSLQPVPDLDTAALYLSATGSPGLVVGDFYDLFHARGPWWSAVMGDVCGKGVEAAKVTALARYTLRADASEHLSPATVLDRLNTAMRSQGATRFLTAAYTTFRTSPSGVTGRLCLAGHPPPLVRRADGRVEQLGKFGTLLGVVDKLRLTDVRFRLAAGDLLLLYTDGACEARPRPGKNGGPARPMFGEEELARTLADCHGLDAAATIDHIAAALAARHDGWASDDTALLALRVPDRT from the coding sequence ATGGGGAGAGCGAGGTCGTTGGTGGATGGCGTGAGGTATCCGGGCGGTGTGCGCGCGGACGGGATGCCGGCGGTGCTGTCGGACCCGGACAGGCTCGCGGCGCTGCGGACCGCAGGCCTGGTGGGCAGCGGCCCCGAGCCCGTCTTCGACGACCTGACCCGGCTCGCCGCAGCGGTGACCGGCTGCTCGCTGGCGGCCATCACCTTCGTCGACGAGTACCGCACGCTCTGGAAGTCCGTCCCCAGCCTCGAATACGGCGGTGTCGCCGCCTGGCAGAACGCGGTCCCCGACAGCTTCTGCTACTTCCCGGTCGGCATGGGCGCTCCGTTCATCGTCGAGGACGCGGCCCTCGACCCGCGTACCGAAGGCCACCCCGCGATCAAGCCGTGGGGGGTGGGGGCCTGGGCCGGCTTCCCGATCCTCGGCCCCGGCGGGGAGGCGATCGGCAGCATGTGCGTGATCGATCCGAGTCCGCGGGCGTGGCGGCCGCAGGACCTGGAGACGATGGCTGCCCTGTCGCGCGCCGTCAGCAACGAGATCAATCTGCGGATCTCGCTGGCCGCGACCCGCGCGGCGCTGGAGGTCTCCAGCGATCTGGCCCGCAGCCTGCAGGACAGTCTGCTGCCGCCGTCGCTGCAACCGGTGCCCGACCTGGACACGGCGGCCCTCTATCTCTCCGCCACCGGCTCCCCCGGCCTCGTCGTCGGTGACTTCTACGACCTGTTCCACGCCCGCGGCCCGTGGTGGTCCGCGGTGATGGGCGACGTCTGCGGCAAGGGTGTCGAAGCGGCGAAGGTCACCGCGCTGGCGCGGTACACGCTGCGCGCCGACGCGTCGGAGCATCTGTCCCCCGCCACGGTCCTGGACCGGCTGAACACGGCGATGCGCAGCCAGGGCGCCACCCGCTTCCTGACCGCCGCGTACACCACGTTCCGCACGTCACCGTCGGGCGTCACGGGCCGCCTCTGCCTGGCCGGTCATCCCCCGCCCCTGGTCAGAAGGGCCGACGGCCGGGTGGAACAGCTCGGCAAGTTCGGCACCCTGCTCGGGGTGGTCGACAAGCTACGGCTGACCGACGTCCGCTTCCGGCTGGCAGCGGGCGATCTGCTGCTGCTCTACACGGACGGCGCCTGCGAGGCCCGGCCACGGCCTGGCAAGAACGGCGGCCCGGCCCGTCCCATGTTCGGCGAGGAGGAGCTGGCCCGGACCCTCGCCGACTGCCACGGACTGGACGCGGCGGCCACCATCGACCACATCGCGGCGGCGCTGGCGGCCCGCCACGACGGCTGGGCGAGCGACGACACGGCCCTGCTGGCCCTGCGGGTCCCCGACCGGACCTGA
- a CDS encoding N-acetylmuramoyl-L-alanine amidase, with amino-acid sequence MWPRRLKQWIALLPLTLVVTCDAPGHEHRAPEQRPPAARAARLVPRPVILGRREWHADEKAVREKPVYSGPVEVIFVHHTTHSDKYDCKRDVPEMLRSMEEHHIHDMGWNDLGYNFVVDRCGNIYEGRRGGIDRPVRGAHTKGFNVRSAGIAVLGSFANGSKPPRAMLKAIAAIAAWKLAPGVDPQGRAKLTSTSDESRYRKGTSVELRTISGHRDGYDTDCPGAELYAALPWIRKTAARMRYDAAH; translated from the coding sequence ATGTGGCCAAGACGGCTCAAACAGTGGATAGCGCTCCTCCCACTGACCCTGGTGGTGACGTGCGACGCGCCGGGACACGAACACCGGGCGCCCGAGCAGCGGCCCCCCGCCGCGCGGGCGGCACGGCTGGTGCCCCGCCCCGTCATCCTGGGCCGGCGTGAGTGGCATGCGGACGAGAAGGCCGTGCGGGAGAAGCCGGTCTACTCCGGCCCCGTGGAGGTGATCTTCGTGCATCACACGACGCACTCCGACAAGTACGACTGCAAGCGGGACGTCCCCGAGATGCTGCGGTCGATGGAGGAGCACCACATCCACGACATGGGATGGAACGACCTCGGATACAACTTCGTCGTCGACCGCTGCGGAAACATCTACGAGGGACGCCGTGGCGGCATCGACCGGCCGGTGCGCGGCGCGCACACGAAGGGGTTCAACGTCCGCAGCGCCGGTATCGCCGTGCTCGGCAGCTTCGCGAACGGGTCGAAGCCGCCCCGCGCCATGCTGAAGGCCATCGCTGCCATCGCGGCGTGGAAGCTGGCCCCTGGCGTGGACCCGCAGGGGCGGGCGAAGCTGACGTCCACGAGCGACGAGAGCCGGTACCGCAAGGGCACGTCGGTGGAGCTGCGCACCATCTCGGGTCACCGGGACGGGTACGACACCGACTGCCCGGGCGCCGAGCTGTACGCGGCGCTGCCCTGGATCAGGAAGACGGCGGCGCGCATGCGGTACGACGCGGCGCACTGA
- a CDS encoding chitinase: MFRSTKKILALTPAALALAATAVVATGASASAAADPGPGFPDHYSAPYAETWASPQALTDAREATGQKYFTLAFIIDGGGCDAKFNGDTDITDAGWTSAINSLRAAGGDVIASFGGASGTEIGASCTSVGALKAEYQRVIDELDLTRVDFDIEGATVADDTANDRRNQALAELQQEYADAGKTLDVQYTLATNPDGLPQDQLDLLSNAKSNGLDVNLVNLMTMDYGSAMDMGKAATDAATALHDQLGAIWTDKSDAELWAMEGNTPMIGVNDTQSEVFSVDNANTLADFAKSKGIQELSFWALGRDKACGSEGQLSDTCSGTAQDDWQFTSTFNGITG; this comes from the coding sequence GTGTTCCGATCGACGAAGAAGATCCTGGCCCTCACCCCCGCCGCCCTCGCCCTGGCGGCCACGGCCGTCGTCGCCACCGGCGCGAGCGCCAGCGCGGCCGCCGACCCCGGTCCTGGCTTCCCGGACCACTACTCCGCGCCGTACGCGGAGACATGGGCATCGCCGCAGGCGCTGACCGACGCCCGCGAGGCCACCGGGCAGAAGTACTTCACGCTCGCCTTCATCATCGACGGCGGCGGCTGCGACGCGAAGTTCAACGGCGACACCGACATCACCGACGCCGGCTGGACCTCGGCCATCAACTCGCTGCGGGCGGCCGGCGGCGATGTCATCGCCTCGTTCGGCGGCGCGAGCGGTACGGAGATAGGCGCTTCCTGTACGTCGGTCGGCGCACTGAAGGCCGAGTACCAGCGGGTCATCGACGAACTCGACCTGACCAGGGTCGACTTCGACATCGAGGGCGCCACCGTCGCCGACGACACGGCCAACGACCGCCGCAACCAGGCGCTCGCCGAACTCCAGCAGGAGTACGCGGACGCGGGCAAGACGCTGGACGTGCAGTACACGCTCGCCACCAACCCGGACGGGCTGCCGCAGGACCAGCTCGACCTGCTCTCCAACGCCAAGAGCAACGGCCTGGACGTCAACCTCGTCAACCTGATGACGATGGACTACGGCTCGGCGATGGACATGGGCAAGGCGGCCACCGACGCGGCGACCGCGCTGCACGACCAGCTCGGCGCCATCTGGACGGACAAGTCCGACGCCGAACTGTGGGCGATGGAGGGCAACACCCCGATGATCGGGGTCAACGACACCCAGTCGGAGGTCTTCTCCGTCGACAACGCCAACACCCTGGCCGACTTCGCGAAGTCCAAGGGCATCCAGGAGCTGTCGTTCTGGGCCCTCGGCCGGGACAAGGCGTGTGGAAGCGAAGGGCAGTTGTCCGACACGTGCAGCGGGACCGCGCAGGACGACTGGCAGTTCACCAGCACCTTCAACGGCATCACCGGCTGA
- a CDS encoding heavy metal-binding domain-containing protein: MSGDGPSDQGVPADAMRRLADLEPGKAGSIFTSDLSVNEFLLVREAGFRPIGLVLGSSIYHVGIQLGRWSKNQELETLSQAMYHARELAMTRMEAEAAQLGADGIVGVRLSVEAREFGNDIAEFIAIGTAVKADEPPPGGGVWRNNKGQPFTSDLSGQDFWTLIRAGYAPLGMVMGTCVYHIAHQRMTAAFSNIGKNVEIEQFTQALYDARELAMARMQAEAEELAAEGVVGVQLNAHNHRWGGHTTEFFSIGTAVRPLRPDHEIERPTMVLSLDG, translated from the coding sequence GTGAGCGGTGACGGTCCGAGCGATCAGGGTGTGCCTGCCGATGCCATGCGCAGGCTGGCGGATCTGGAGCCGGGCAAGGCCGGTTCGATCTTCACGAGCGATCTGTCGGTGAATGAGTTCCTGCTGGTCAGGGAGGCGGGATTCCGGCCGATCGGGCTGGTGCTCGGCTCCTCGATCTACCACGTCGGTATCCAGCTCGGCCGCTGGAGCAAGAACCAGGAGCTGGAGACGCTCAGCCAGGCGATGTACCACGCGCGTGAGCTGGCGATGACCCGGATGGAGGCCGAGGCGGCGCAGCTCGGCGCCGACGGCATCGTCGGGGTCCGGCTGAGTGTCGAGGCGCGGGAGTTCGGCAACGACATCGCGGAGTTCATCGCCATCGGCACGGCGGTAAAGGCGGACGAGCCGCCGCCGGGCGGCGGTGTCTGGCGCAACAACAAGGGCCAGCCCTTCACCTCCGACCTCTCGGGCCAGGACTTCTGGACGCTGATCAGGGCTGGCTACGCGCCGCTCGGCATGGTCATGGGCACCTGCGTCTACCACATCGCGCACCAGCGGATGACGGCCGCTTTCTCCAACATCGGGAAGAATGTGGAGATCGAGCAGTTCACCCAGGCGCTGTACGACGCGCGGGAGTTGGCCATGGCGCGGATGCAGGCCGAGGCGGAGGAGCTGGCGGCGGAGGGCGTCGTCGGCGTCCAGCTGAACGCGCACAACCACCGCTGGGGCGGGCATACGACGGAGTTCTTCTCGATCGGCACGGCCGTACGGCCGCTGCGCCCGGATCATGAAATCGAGCGCCCGACCATGGTGCTCAGCCTGGACGGCTGA
- a CDS encoding heavy metal-binding domain-containing protein, whose amino-acid sequence MSVPWSGEGLPPAARERIDGARRSGTWSSALSTGEFTAIRAAGFEPVGQAMGSAVYHVGRAGRYWGYYDCLYLNAGFTMSSAPGPVALSGDGAPSAGLVEVFDNARRTALDRLSAECTALGGDGVVAAELTMAPFPTQPNCLEFKVIGTAVRARGDVRSPRPFTCHLDGQGFAKLIAAGWVPVELLIGMSVGVRHDDLGTRTQAMSWGNIEVDAWSELVGDVRADARHQLELQSTRQGGDGVILASGSLRIWREPCMRASRFGGEGEDHVAESTMVGTTIAHFDARSRRPPTLAVMPLGKRGERLRARLAAVESSPYGDPAEQRRIAAELAELGDQG is encoded by the coding sequence GTGTCGGTGCCATGGAGCGGTGAAGGTCTGCCGCCGGCGGCCCGGGAACGCATCGACGGGGCCCGGCGCAGCGGCACCTGGTCATCGGCGCTGTCGACCGGCGAGTTCACCGCGATCCGCGCGGCCGGCTTCGAACCGGTCGGTCAGGCGATGGGCTCCGCCGTCTACCACGTCGGACGGGCCGGCCGGTACTGGGGCTACTACGACTGCCTCTACCTCAACGCGGGCTTCACGATGTCCAGCGCGCCGGGCCCCGTGGCGCTGTCCGGCGACGGGGCGCCCTCCGCCGGTCTCGTCGAGGTCTTCGACAACGCGCGGCGTACGGCGCTGGACCGGCTGTCCGCCGAGTGCACCGCCCTCGGCGGCGACGGGGTGGTCGCGGCCGAACTGACCATGGCACCGTTCCCGACCCAGCCGAACTGCCTGGAGTTCAAGGTCATCGGCACAGCGGTACGGGCGCGCGGCGACGTACGTTCACCGCGTCCCTTCACCTGTCACCTCGACGGACAGGGGTTCGCCAAGCTCATCGCCGCGGGCTGGGTGCCCGTCGAACTGCTCATCGGCATGTCCGTTGGCGTACGCCACGACGACCTCGGCACCCGCACCCAGGCGATGTCGTGGGGCAACATCGAGGTCGACGCGTGGAGCGAACTCGTCGGTGACGTACGGGCCGACGCCCGCCACCAGTTGGAGCTGCAGAGCACGCGCCAGGGCGGCGACGGCGTCATCCTCGCCAGCGGCAGTCTGCGGATCTGGCGGGAACCCTGCATGCGGGCCTCCCGGTTCGGCGGCGAGGGCGAGGACCACGTGGCCGAGTCGACGATGGTCGGGACGACCATCGCCCACTTCGACGCGCGGTCCCGGCGCCCGCCGACGCTCGCCGTGATGCCGCTCGGCAAGCGCGGGGAGCGGCTGCGCGCGCGGCTCGCTGCGGTGGAGTCGAGCCCGTACGGCGACCCGGCCGAGCAGCGCAGGATCGCGGCCGAGCTGGCGGAACTCGGCGACCAGGGATGA
- a CDS encoding RNA polymerase sigma factor SigF, with protein MTMPTPSTNASIQLADGALPTRTDDGTGALPWIEDAGKVAPKDARELSKMFFDQLLVLEEGTREHQYARNTLIEMNQSLVRFAASRFRNRGSGDMEDILQVGTIGLIKAIDRFDLSREVEFTSFAIPYIVGEIKRFFRDTTWAVHVPRRLQELRVELAKAQDHLGTVLDRKPSVAELAEHLDLTEEEVIEGIVAANGYTAGSLDLPNDTSDDGQVNKSGRTFADTLGGCDPAMELIEDFHSLAPLLHELDDRERAIVEMRFGQEMTQSQIGEKLGVSQMHVSRLLARTLSKLRAGLLVEE; from the coding sequence ATGACGATGCCCACCCCATCCACGAACGCGTCCATACAGCTGGCGGACGGTGCTCTCCCCACGCGTACCGACGACGGCACGGGCGCGCTTCCCTGGATCGAGGATGCGGGGAAGGTCGCGCCGAAGGACGCACGCGAACTGTCGAAGATGTTCTTCGACCAGCTGCTGGTCCTCGAAGAAGGCACGCGCGAGCACCAGTACGCGCGCAACACCCTGATCGAGATGAACCAGTCGCTGGTGCGCTTCGCCGCGAGCCGCTTCCGCAACCGGGGCAGTGGCGACATGGAGGACATTCTCCAGGTCGGTACCATCGGACTGATCAAGGCCATCGACCGGTTCGACCTCTCACGCGAGGTCGAGTTCACGTCGTTCGCCATCCCGTACATCGTGGGGGAGATCAAGCGGTTCTTCCGTGACACCACCTGGGCCGTCCACGTTCCGCGCAGGCTGCAGGAGTTGCGCGTCGAGCTGGCCAAGGCGCAGGACCACCTGGGAACCGTCCTCGACCGCAAGCCCTCGGTCGCCGAGCTGGCCGAGCATCTCGACCTGACCGAGGAAGAGGTCATCGAGGGGATCGTCGCGGCCAACGGCTACACGGCCGGTTCGCTCGACCTCCCGAACGACACGTCGGACGACGGCCAGGTCAACAAGAGCGGCCGTACGTTCGCCGACACGCTCGGTGGCTGCGACCCCGCCATGGAACTCATCGAGGACTTCCACTCGCTCGCCCCGCTGCTGCACGAGCTGGACGACCGGGAGCGTGCCATCGTCGAGATGCGCTTCGGTCAGGAAATGACGCAGTCGCAGATCGGCGAGAAGCTCGGCGTTTCGCAGATGCACGTGTCGCGACTGCTGGCTCGTACGTTGTCGAAGCTGCGTGCGGGACTGCTCGTCGAGGAGTAG
- a CDS encoding HAD family hydrolase, whose translation MTRAALFDVDGTLVDTNHLHVTSWWEAFRQAGHQVPMPAIHRAVGLGSDDLIAHLLGDERDTGQDAAISAAHSTLYGTYFDRLPALRSAAELLWALSDRGWRIVLATSAGGSELTALRRAINADDVIAGTASADDVSAGKPAPEPVREALRLADVSAERAVFVGDTVWDMEAAARAGVRSIAVLSGGIPRAALESAGAGGVYEDPADLLARLDTSLFADMEAR comes from the coding sequence ATGACACGGGCGGCGCTGTTCGACGTCGACGGCACCCTCGTCGACACCAATCACCTTCATGTGACCTCCTGGTGGGAGGCGTTCCGGCAGGCAGGGCACCAGGTGCCTATGCCCGCCATCCACCGGGCCGTCGGGCTCGGCTCCGACGACCTCATCGCGCATCTGCTCGGTGACGAGCGGGACACCGGCCAGGACGCCGCCATCAGCGCCGCGCACTCCACCCTCTACGGGACGTACTTCGACCGGCTGCCCGCCCTGCGGTCGGCGGCCGAGCTGCTGTGGGCCCTGTCCGACCGGGGCTGGCGGATCGTGCTCGCCACCTCGGCCGGCGGCTCCGAGCTGACCGCGCTGCGCCGCGCCATCAACGCGGACGACGTCATCGCGGGAACCGCCAGCGCCGACGACGTCTCCGCGGGCAAACCGGCTCCTGAGCCGGTGCGGGAGGCCCTGCGGCTGGCCGACGTGTCGGCCGAGCGTGCGGTGTTCGTCGGGGACACCGTCTGGGACATGGAGGCGGCGGCGCGAGCGGGCGTGCGCAGCATCGCCGTCCTGTCCGGCGGCATTCCGCGCGCCGCGCTCGAATCGGCTGGGGCGGGCGGTGTCTACGAGGACCCGGCCGACCTGCTGGCGCGGCTCGACACCAGCCTCTTCGCCGACATGGAAGCCCGCTGA